From Nitrobacter sp. NHB1, a single genomic window includes:
- the hpnO gene encoding aminobacteriohopanetriol synthase HpnO, with protein sequence MLYPNLDVSEVFVERQAQRSAMHVRHLNEQLVRVLKTIGYDVGFQSGHGQYLVDREGARYLDLLSGFGVFAIGRNHPVLRDALKSVLDSDLPNLVQMDVSTLAGVLAERLLAHVPYLDKVFFANSGAESVEAAIKFARVATGRTGIVYCGHAYHGLTYGALSLTDDKNFRGGFDPLLPDCTVVPFNDLAALEQALSSRQVAAFIVEPIQGKGVNLPSDEFLPGAAALCRKYGTLFVADEVQTGIGRTGRFLAVEHWNVEPDMVLLAKALSGGHVPIGAVLTRKSIFDKIFNRMDRAVVHGSTFAKNDLAMAAGIATLEVMKAEKLIENAARRGAELRLALTRMVPGYELLKEVRGKGLMIGIEFGPPKSLRLRASWNLLEAANKGLFCQLITVPLFKDHKILTQVSGHGSHTIKLLPPLIINDEDCKWIETSFDSVIAASHQVPGAIWSLGKTLMDNAVRKSA encoded by the coding sequence ATGCTATATCCAAATCTAGACGTTTCCGAGGTGTTTGTGGAACGGCAGGCGCAGCGTAGTGCCATGCATGTCCGCCACCTCAATGAACAGCTTGTCAGGGTTCTGAAGACCATCGGCTACGACGTCGGTTTCCAGAGCGGTCACGGTCAATATCTGGTCGATCGCGAGGGCGCCCGTTACCTCGATCTACTCAGCGGATTTGGCGTTTTTGCGATTGGCCGGAATCATCCCGTGCTGCGGGATGCCCTGAAAAGCGTCCTCGACAGTGACCTGCCCAATCTCGTGCAGATGGATGTCTCGACCCTGGCCGGCGTTCTGGCCGAGCGGCTGCTCGCTCATGTTCCCTACCTCGATAAGGTTTTTTTTGCGAATTCCGGCGCGGAAAGCGTCGAGGCCGCGATCAAGTTCGCACGCGTCGCCACGGGACGAACCGGCATTGTTTACTGCGGTCACGCCTATCACGGGCTGACCTACGGCGCGCTGTCCCTGACCGACGACAAGAATTTCCGCGGCGGCTTCGATCCCCTGCTGCCGGACTGTACCGTCGTTCCCTTCAACGACCTCGCGGCGCTGGAGCAGGCGCTATCGTCGCGGCAGGTCGCAGCCTTCATCGTCGAGCCGATCCAGGGCAAGGGCGTCAACCTGCCGAGCGATGAATTCCTGCCGGGAGCGGCCGCGCTGTGCCGGAAATACGGCACGCTGTTCGTGGCGGATGAAGTTCAGACCGGCATCGGCCGTACCGGACGTTTTCTCGCCGTCGAGCACTGGAACGTCGAACCCGACATGGTGCTGCTGGCCAAGGCCCTGTCCGGCGGCCATGTGCCGATCGGCGCGGTGCTGACCCGCAAGTCTATCTTCGACAAGATATTCAACCGCATGGATCGCGCCGTGGTGCACGGCTCGACCTTCGCCAAAAACGATCTCGCGATGGCGGCCGGCATCGCGACCCTTGAAGTGATGAAGGCCGAGAAACTGATCGAGAACGCGGCCAGGCGCGGCGCCGAGTTGCGGCTGGCGCTGACCCGCATGGTGCCGGGCTACGAACTTCTGAAGGAGGTGCGCGGCAAGGGGTTGATGATCGGCATCGAGTTCGGGCCGCCGAAATCGCTGCGTCTGAGGGCGTCGTGGAATCTGCTGGAGGCTGCCAACAAGGGCCTGTTCTGCCAGCTCATCACCGTGCCGCTGTTCAAGGATCACAAGATCCTCACCCAGGTCTCCGGTCACGGCAGTCACACCATCAAGCTGCTGCCGCCGCTCATCATCAATGACGAAGACTGCAAGTGGATCGAGACCTCGTTCGACAGCGTCATCGCCGCAAGCCATCAGGTTCCCGGCGCGATCTGGTCGCTCGGCAAGACACTGATGGACAACGCCGTCCGCAAGTCGGCCTGA
- a CDS encoding MMPL family transporter: MLTGIVVSIVKICTRFALVTALVAIVLASGAVFYTARNFQINTDINKLISPDLDWRQRDIAFEKAFDQERLILAVVEAPTPEFASTAGAMLAAKLASDHDHFEAVQLLGGGPFFERNGLLFLPTAEVKQVTGQFGEAAPLVEIMAGDPSLRGLTGALETALAGLKRGQFSLDSTARPFSLIAQSLEDVLTRGSGTFSWRQLASDKPLTASDRRSLIQVKPYLDFNALEPGKDATDAIRQAAIDLDLAGKFDARVRLTGPVPIANEEFATVQEGAVANGIGTVLVVLVILWLALRSPKIIFAVFATLFVGLAITTALGLVMVTSFNLLSIAFAVLFVGLGVDFGIQYSVRYRSERFKTNDLEAALLIAAKRSAVPLSLAAMATSAGFLSFLPTDYKGVSELGKIAGAGMLIAFLASITVLPALLRLLNPPGEEEPVGYAFLAPLDHFLEKHRVAIVVSTLAVVILGSPALYFLRFDFNPIHLRSTKVESIATYLDLRKDPETGANAINVMVKSEQDAKRVEARLAKVPEVASTRSLDSFVPADQPEKLKLIAQGAKVLGPALNPDSIDPLPSDEENVGALKEAAASLRKAAADNQGPGAAAAKRLADDLARLADSNQARREKAQAVFVEPLKIMFEQLRNLLKAEPVSLKSLPPDFVKLWKSDGVTRVEALPRGDPDHNETLRKFAGAVLAAEPNAIGGPVSILKSGDTIVRAFIEAGLWALISIAILLWLALRRVTDVLLTLVPLLVAGAVTLEICVVIGLPLNFANIVALPLLLGVGVAFKIYYVTAWRSGRTNLLQSSLTRAIFFSALTTATAFGSLWLSSHPGTASMGKLLALSLVTTLAAVLLFQPALMGRPRDVGK, from the coding sequence GTGCTGACAGGTATTGTTGTTTCAATCGTTAAGATTTGCACACGATTTGCTTTGGTTACTGCGTTGGTTGCGATTGTGCTGGCGTCCGGGGCGGTCTTTTATACGGCGAGAAACTTCCAAATCAACACTGATATCAATAAGTTGATATCGCCCGATCTGGATTGGCGGCAGCGCGACATTGCTTTCGAGAAGGCGTTCGACCAGGAAAGGCTGATCCTTGCGGTCGTGGAGGCCCCGACGCCGGAGTTTGCCAGCACCGCAGGCGCCATGCTGGCAGCGAAGCTCGCCAGCGACCACGACCATTTCGAAGCTGTTCAGCTACTCGGCGGCGGGCCGTTTTTTGAGCGCAATGGCCTGCTTTTCCTGCCGACCGCCGAGGTCAAGCAGGTCACCGGTCAATTCGGAGAGGCCGCGCCGCTGGTTGAGATCATGGCCGGCGACCCGAGTTTGCGCGGGCTGACCGGTGCGCTCGAAACGGCGCTGGCGGGCTTGAAGCGGGGGCAGTTCTCGCTGGACAGCACGGCGCGGCCGTTCTCGCTGATCGCCCAAAGCCTCGAGGACGTCCTGACCAGGGGGAGCGGCACCTTTTCCTGGCGTCAGCTCGCAAGCGACAAGCCGCTGACCGCTTCCGACCGCCGCTCGCTGATCCAGGTCAAGCCGTACCTCGATTTCAACGCACTCGAGCCCGGCAAGGATGCCACCGATGCGATCCGGCAAGCCGCCATCGATCTGGATCTTGCCGGCAAGTTCGACGCGCGCGTCCGGCTGACCGGGCCGGTTCCAATCGCCAATGAAGAGTTCGCCACGGTGCAGGAGGGCGCCGTCGCCAACGGCATCGGCACAGTGCTGGTCGTGCTGGTAATTCTCTGGCTGGCCCTGCGCTCGCCTAAAATCATCTTCGCGGTGTTCGCAACGCTGTTCGTCGGGCTCGCGATCACGACGGCGCTTGGCCTCGTGATGGTGACATCGTTCAATCTGCTGTCGATTGCGTTCGCCGTCTTGTTTGTCGGACTGGGCGTCGACTTCGGCATTCAGTACAGCGTTCGCTATCGCTCCGAACGCTTCAAGACCAACGATCTGGAAGCGGCTCTTCTTATAGCGGCGAAGCGTTCGGCGGTCCCGCTGTCGCTGGCGGCGATGGCGACTTCGGCGGGCTTCCTGTCGTTCCTGCCGACGGATTACAAGGGTGTTTCGGAACTCGGAAAGATCGCCGGCGCCGGTATGCTGATTGCCTTTCTTGCCAGCATCACCGTTCTTCCGGCGTTGCTGCGTCTTCTGAACCCGCCCGGTGAGGAAGAACCGGTCGGCTACGCGTTTCTGGCGCCGCTCGACCATTTTCTCGAAAAGCATCGCGTGGCGATCGTGGTCAGCACGCTTGCGGTCGTGATTCTCGGATCGCCCGCGCTCTACTTCCTGCGATTCGATTTCAATCCGATCCATCTGAGGAGCACGAAAGTCGAATCGATCGCGACGTATCTGGATTTGCGGAAAGATCCGGAGACCGGCGCGAACGCCATCAATGTGATGGTCAAGTCCGAGCAGGACGCGAAGCGGGTCGAGGCCCGGCTCGCCAAGGTGCCTGAAGTTGCAAGCACCAGGTCGCTCGACAGCTTTGTCCCCGCCGACCAGCCGGAGAAGCTCAAGCTGATCGCGCAGGGTGCCAAGGTTCTCGGCCCTGCGCTCAATCCGGATTCGATCGATCCGCTACCGTCCGACGAGGAGAATGTCGGTGCGCTGAAGGAGGCCGCCGCCAGTCTGCGGAAGGCCGCCGCCGACAATCAGGGGCCGGGCGCTGCGGCCGCAAAGCGGCTGGCCGACGATCTTGCCCGGTTGGCCGATTCGAACCAGGCTAGGCGCGAGAAAGCTCAGGCCGTGTTCGTCGAACCGCTCAAGATCATGTTCGAGCAGCTTCGCAATTTATTAAAGGCCGAACCTGTCAGCCTGAAATCCCTGCCGCCGGATTTCGTGAAGCTCTGGAAGAGCGACGGCGTCACGCGCGTCGAAGCGTTGCCGCGCGGCGATCCGGATCACAATGAGACGCTGCGAAAGTTTGCCGGCGCCGTGCTTGCCGCCGAGCCCAACGCGATCGGCGGGCCGGTATCGATTCTCAAATCCGGCGACACCATCGTGAGGGCCTTTATCGAGGCGGGTCTGTGGGCCCTGATCTCGATCGCCATCCTGCTATGGCTGGCGCTGCGGCGGGTAACCGACGTGCTGCTGACGCTGGTGCCGCTGCTGGTCGCCGGGGCTGTGACGCTGGAAATTTGTGTGGTGATCGGACTTCCGCTCAACTTCGCCAACATCGTCGCGCTGCCGTTGCTGCTCGGCGTCGGCGTGGCGTTCAAGATTTATTATGTCACGGCGTGGCGATCCGGCAGAACGAATCTGCTGCAATCGAGCCTGACGCGGGCGATCTTCTTCAGCGCGCTGACCACCGCGACCGCGTTCGGCAGCCTGTGGCTGTCGAGCCATCCGGGCACGGCGAGCATGGGCAAGTTGCTGGCGCTGTCGCTCGTCACCACCCTTGCTGCGGTGCTGCTATTTCAGCCCGCCCTCATGGGCCGCCCCCGCGATGTCGGGAAGTAG
- a CDS encoding sigma-70 family RNA polymerase sigma factor yields the protein MLFGSSRDDQAKAQRFREAALPYLDDVYTVARYLLRDPADADDAVQECYLRALNHFDSYRGPAMKPWLLAILRNVCHAEFARRARSSTTAIDDLPESAEAAAAPLWQETQDTPETQVLQKRDANSIRRMIAALEEPFRETFVLREIQNLSYREIAETVGAPVGTVMSRLARARAMLRSAWLAEQEQPK from the coding sequence ATGCTGTTTGGTTCATCAAGAGACGATCAGGCCAAAGCGCAGCGCTTTCGCGAGGCCGCGCTGCCCTACCTCGACGACGTCTACACCGTCGCGCGCTATCTCCTGCGCGACCCCGCCGACGCCGATGATGCCGTGCAGGAGTGCTATCTGCGCGCGCTGAATCATTTCGACAGTTACCGCGGACCGGCGATGAAGCCCTGGCTGCTCGCGATCCTGCGCAATGTCTGCCATGCCGAATTCGCCCGCCGCGCCCGATCGAGCACAACGGCCATCGACGACCTGCCCGAAAGCGCCGAAGCCGCAGCCGCGCCGCTGTGGCAGGAGACCCAGGACACACCGGAAACGCAGGTGTTGCAAAAACGCGATGCGAATTCGATCCGGCGGATGATCGCGGCACTTGAGGAGCCCTTCAGAGAGACCTTCGTGCTGCGCGAAATCCAGAACCTGTCCTATCGCGAGATCGCCGAGACCGTCGGCGCGCCGGTCGGCACCGTCATGTCTCGCCTTGCGCGGGCCCGCGCCATGCTGCGGTCGGCATGGCTCGCGGAACAGGAGCAACCCAAATGA
- a CDS encoding cupredoxin domain-containing protein, with amino-acid sequence MASQITAAHCEEVSVTIDNFTFEPAQLTVKVGTTVTWTNRDDIPHTVVSAGQFRSKALDTDDKYSFTFTGAGNYTYFCSLHPHMVGTIKVE; translated from the coding sequence ATGGCGTCACAAATAACCGCTGCCCATTGCGAGGAGGTGTCGGTGACCATCGACAATTTCACCTTCGAGCCGGCGCAACTGACGGTGAAGGTCGGCACCACCGTGACGTGGACCAACCGCGACGACATTCCGCATACGGTCGTTTCGGCAGGTCAATTCCGCTCCAAGGCGCTGGATACCGACGACAAATACTCGTTCACCTTCACCGGCGCCGGCAACTACACATATTTTTGCTCGCTGCATCCGCACATGGTGGGAACGATCAAGGTTGAGTAA
- a CDS encoding DUF2147 domain-containing protein, which translates to MRRLNYCRILATTSLVAAALVTAGFEPAGAGDPTGDWRVADGVANIRVAECNGAMWGVIAWEKIAGGVDRNNPDASQRTRPTLGMPVLLDMKMNAEKEDWEGHVYNAKNGKTYESSIKLESPDKLEIQGCVLGFLCGGETWTRVAGPIPSSPSNDLAGGSANSPAHSPAHSAAKGAPKAGMARTKTSHKTTGQRTATAAAPPADPVGDICLLPDIAGAAHEGGLK; encoded by the coding sequence ATGCGCAGACTAAATTATTGCAGAATTCTTGCGACGACCTCCCTTGTTGCAGCGGCTCTGGTGACGGCCGGTTTCGAGCCGGCCGGTGCGGGTGATCCGACCGGCGACTGGCGCGTGGCCGACGGCGTCGCCAACATCCGGGTCGCCGAATGCAACGGCGCGATGTGGGGCGTCATTGCCTGGGAGAAAATTGCCGGCGGCGTCGACCGGAACAATCCCGATGCCTCGCAAAGGACCAGACCGACGCTGGGTATGCCGGTTCTCCTCGACATGAAGATGAATGCCGAGAAGGAGGATTGGGAAGGCCACGTCTATAACGCCAAGAACGGCAAGACTTACGAGTCCTCGATCAAGCTGGAATCGCCCGATAAGCTTGAGATCCAGGGCTGCGTACTCGGCTTCCTCTGCGGCGGCGAGACCTGGACCCGTGTCGCCGGCCCGATTCCAAGCAGCCCATCCAACGACCTCGCCGGTGGCTCCGCCAACAGTCCAGCCCATAGTCCTGCCCATAGCGCCGCCAAAGGCGCGCCGAAAGCGGGCATGGCTAGGACCAAGACCTCGCACAAGACCACCGGTCAGAGAACAGCTACCGCCGCCGCCCCCCCGGCTGATCCCGTTGGCGATATCTGCCTACTTCCCGACATCGCGGGGGCGGCCCATGAGGGCGGGCTGAAATAG
- a CDS encoding anti-sigma factor family protein, whose protein sequence is MTCDEADILLHALIDGELDAGHAREVENHVAACKRCTADLKAYREMKAAVTTADVRFTAPSHLRQRIEAAIPRSRGTSRRSLLAGFAMGSVVSAIAATGLVAIVLRDDDERRIASEVVSAHLRSLQAGHLTDVLSTDQHTVKPWFNGRLDVSPPVIDLTALGFTLIGGRLDYIDGRAIGAVVYKRRAHVINLFVAQTPNATHSAARTEDIQGFNIRRWRDHGLSLWAVSDLNADELAEFSEKFEKAMQANGNG, encoded by the coding sequence ATGACCTGCGACGAAGCGGACATCCTTCTGCACGCGCTGATCGACGGCGAACTCGATGCCGGTCACGCGCGCGAGGTGGAAAACCACGTCGCAGCCTGCAAGCGCTGTACGGCGGACCTCAAAGCTTATCGCGAGATGAAGGCGGCGGTGACGACGGCGGACGTTCGCTTTACCGCGCCGTCACACCTGCGCCAGCGCATCGAGGCGGCAATACCACGCTCGCGCGGCACCAGCCGCCGCTCGCTGCTCGCGGGCTTCGCCATGGGCTCGGTGGTCTCTGCGATAGCTGCGACGGGCCTCGTGGCCATCGTGTTGCGCGACGATGACGAGCGGCGCATCGCTTCGGAAGTTGTGTCGGCGCATCTCCGATCGCTGCAGGCGGGGCATCTGACCGACGTACTCTCGACCGACCAGCACACGGTCAAACCGTGGTTCAACGGGCGGCTCGACGTATCGCCGCCGGTGATCGACCTGACGGCGCTGGGCTTCACGCTGATCGGCGGCCGGCTCGATTACATCGATGGGCGGGCCATCGGCGCGGTCGTCTACAAGCGGCGCGCGCACGTCATCAATCTCTTCGTCGCACAAACGCCGAACGCCACGCATAGCGCCGCCCGCACCGAGGATATACAGGGCTTCAACATCCGCCGCTGGCGCGACCACGGTCTGAGCCTCTGGGCGGTGAGCGATCTCAATGCCGACGAACTTGCCGAATTCAGCGAAAAATTCGAGAAGGCTATGCAGGCGAACGGGAACGGTTAA
- the ispH gene encoding 4-hydroxy-3-methylbut-2-enyl diphosphate reductase: MEVLLAQPRGFCAGVVRAIETVERALEKYGPPVYVRHEIVHNKYVVESLKNKGAIFVENLSEVPTKAVTVFSAHGVARSVEEEAAARGLPVLNATCPLVTKVHNQGKRYMSKGRALVLIGHAGHPEVEGTMGQVPGPVLLVQDVDDVAALTLHADTPVAYITQTTLSVDDTKDIILALQQRFTDIQGPDTRDICYATQNRQSAVRDLSKLVDVILVVGATNSSNSNRLREIGTEVGVASYLIADGSELNAEWLKDAKTVGITAGASAPEVLVDDVIEALRRIGPVAVSVLPGREENIEFRLPSELTTA; the protein is encoded by the coding sequence ATCGAAGTTCTCCTGGCGCAGCCGCGCGGATTTTGCGCGGGCGTCGTCCGCGCGATCGAGACCGTCGAGCGCGCGCTGGAGAAGTACGGCCCCCCGGTGTACGTCCGCCACGAGATCGTTCACAACAAGTACGTCGTCGAAAGCCTGAAGAACAAGGGCGCGATCTTCGTCGAGAATCTGTCCGAGGTTCCGACAAAAGCCGTCACCGTGTTCAGCGCCCATGGCGTTGCGCGGAGCGTGGAAGAAGAGGCTGCCGCACGCGGCTTGCCCGTGCTCAACGCCACCTGCCCGCTGGTGACAAAGGTTCACAATCAGGGCAAACGCTACATGTCCAAGGGACGGGCCCTGGTCCTGATCGGCCACGCCGGCCATCCCGAGGTTGAAGGAACCATGGGACAGGTTCCGGGTCCCGTTCTGCTGGTCCAGGACGTCGACGACGTCGCGGCCCTGACGCTGCACGCCGACACCCCGGTCGCCTATATCACTCAGACGACACTCAGCGTCGACGACACCAAGGACATCATTCTCGCGCTCCAGCAGCGTTTCACCGATATCCAGGGCCCTGATACACGGGATATCTGCTATGCAACACAAAACCGGCAATCTGCGGTAAGAGATCTCAGCAAGCTGGTGGATGTCATTCTCGTAGTCGGAGCAACCAACAGTTCAAACTCGAACCGACTGCGCGAAATCGGCACCGAAGTCGGCGTTGCAAGTTATCTCATCGCGGATGGGAGTGAACTCAACGCGGAGTGGCTGAAAGATGCGAAAACCGTGGGCATCACGGCCGGCGCATCGGCGCCGGAGGTGCTTGTCGACGATGTCATCGAGGCCCTGAGGCGCATCGGTCCGGTTGCTGTCTCGGTGCTGCCGGGACGGGAAGAAAACATCGAATTCCGCCTTCCGTCTGAACTGACCACAGCCTGA